Within the Salmo salar chromosome ssa12, Ssal_v3.1, whole genome shotgun sequence genome, the region TGCGTGGAGAGGGCGCAGGACTCACCGGgttgtggaggcgcactggaggtctggagcgcaaaGCTAACAcaagacgtgcagggctggggaggcacacaggaggcctggtgcgtggggctggcacagtcttcaccagatggctagcacgcacctcaggatgagtatggagagctgactcaggtgacatcaattcgAGGACATGCTCCGTAGGGCAAATgtcgtgcctcatgcaccaacacagcagctctctcatagctctctcctccaatctccccatcaactccttcactgtctctgcttcgctcccttcgctcacctccaacttcaccccgactggctctggttccatccttGGCTCCGCCCGACCGTCCCGTGTGCCTCCCCCAAAacaatcttggggctgcctctcctcctcttgccgTGCCAGCCGATCCTCCCAGAAAAGCCGTTCTGcattcgctgcctctatctcctctggCGGGCGGCGGTAttctccagcctgtctccagggtccctttccgtccagtatctcttcccaagtccaggagtcctgaaccctctgctcctccttaccacgctgcttggtccgttgaaggtgggtagttctgtcacgaccgtcggatgaagtagaccaaggtgcagcgtggtgagcctACATTTTCCTCTTTATTGAAATAACGCCAGCAAAACCAATTAACATTACAAAACTACCGTGAAGCTTACAGGGCAAAGTGCCACAAACAAAGTTAACTACCCACAaggacaggtgggaaaaagggctacctaagtatggctcccaatcagcgacaacgatgtacagctgtccccgattgagagccataccaggccaaaacaaagaaatacaaaaacattgaaaaaagacatagaatgcccaccctagtcacaccgtGGCCTAacaaaaatagagaataaaaaccctctctatggccagggcgtgacacatagtcagtagaaaggtctctttagtgtcttaagtttctttagtgtcctaactgtgaccttaattgcttcACTTgtgacatataaactcagcaaaatatTGTTttgccctttttcaggaccctgtttttcaaagataatacgtaaaaatccaaataacttgcagatcttcattgtaaagggtttaaacactgtttcccatgcttgttcaatgaacgagcattgttcaatgaaccataagctgttagtgtcttaacgatcgtttcacaggtgcatgttcattaattgtttatggttcattgaacaagaatgggaaacagtgtttaaaccctttacaatgaagatctgcaagttatttggatttttacgtattatctttgaaagacagggtcctgaaaaagggacatttcttttttctgagtttatatgTCACAAGTGACACTGACTTACTAAACTAGAGCCTGCCATTCTCTTTATATTACATATCAGCATGTCTTATTTGATATCATTTATATTTATGAGTGCCATTTAATCATGTGTGCTGTgtgtttacaatgactgcctttcACCTAATTCCTTACATTCTTACGTGTGAAATCAAATTGAATCGGTATGGACTATTTTTGTGTGGTGTGCTGTGATTCCACAGATTAGCATGGACTAAAGGGACATTGAGACAGCTGATGCCAATTCTcaatcacctcctccctcctcaaacGAATTGCTAAGCACGCCCCAGAACTAGAGTTAAAAGGAGctgaaccagggacctttcgacCGACTCCCTGCACCTCTCTTCTGGTCCCCTGCTGTAGGAAAGACACAAATCACAAAGCTCTACAGCACTACTAGGAAAGTGCTTGTTTCAAACGTGTGAGTGTGACAGTCAGTCCCCAATTGTTGGCCAGTACATCCTCTAATTGTATGTTTTCTGTCCCCCACGACTACAGACACGGGGGACACGCCTGACGCAGCTGAGTCGCTACACCCAACTTTACCACGCAGCCAGGCCGGTGAGGAGCGAGGACAGAAGGTGACCTGCCGTTGAACACCAAACCAGCAATCGACTACCAGACCAGCCATCGACTAACGATCCCTGCTCGGGTTGAGCCAATCTAATCCTGCTCGGGTAGAACCGAACGAACAAACCCTGCTCGGAAGGACTCAAATGAACATTGGCCACCGATCGCGAATCAACTTCTATGTTAGTTTGGCCCATTGCTTCTAGTTAGTCTACAGCCCTAAATCCCAGCCTATTTATACGTTTCTAATAGGGCCGTAGTgatactgtgtattactgtgtaaaGATGAGTTTATAAAGAACCTTTGATTGTACTTTGGCCTGTCTCTGTGGTTGTTTCCTGAGGGATCTTAGAACTCTACTTTTGACATATACATTTCAAATATTATATGGATTTATTGTCTTCACAACAACTATTTTGAAATGACATTGGGTGAAATTGTGATTTTAACAGAATCATTCAAGACAATCTGAATATTAATTTCTTACCAagaatagatagagagacagaaccacTGTGCATCGATGGAAAGTGAGTTTCTACTGTGTAAAAACATCTCAGTTTGATCTCAGCAGATGAACTTTGACCTGCCGACGAGAGCAGCTCAGTCCCCGTGAGTGACTTCGTACAGGGTGAGGGTTTAGGATCTCTCCCCTCTGTGTAGAAGtaacactgagacacagagacagatggaggagagTCACAGCTCAGCTGAACTGGAGTCTCTCTCACTGATgactgtagaactgactgtcaGCCTGGGAGGAGGTGGGTCTGTGAGATCAGGAGAATAGTGTCTCTTTGAAAGTtgcatttaaaaaacattacagGTAATCCATACATACTAACAGTATGGAAAATCCTTTAATCAAATGTTCAACTATGTCAGCATTTATGTTTGTACAAAGTACAGTAAATCCTATCATTATGTCAAATGAAGACGTTTAGGAAATACATctaattttctattttttttcttctcattttcagAACGAGCATAATTAATACAGTATAACAGTGAAGTGTATCATTGTTTAAACCACCTACTTACCCTGAACAGTGACTGAGACAGAGTTACTAAACGGAGATGTGTGAGACTTCCATACAGCATAGTAACACTTCACTTTGACCACAACTGGAAATGTTTGATCTGCCCTCTTCAGCAGCTGAGTTCCTGTTATTGTCTGCGTACACAATGAGTCTGGAAGATTCTTCCTCCCCTCTATGTAGAAGTAACagtgagacacagggagagatggaggagtctCACAACTCAGCTGAACTGATTCTGTCTCTCTGATGACTGTAGAACTCACTGTCAGCTGAGGAAGGTCTGTGAGAAAAGGGGAATTTAGCATTTAGTAGTTTTCAGAAATTTACTGATAGCCTAATCCCTCCTTGTTATTTCAGACTTAAGGATCTTGAGTCCATTACCTCATGCAGCGACAGTATGGGAAATTAAGGAGATATAATATATTGCTTGAATGCTTCATGTAATAGTTTATGACAACAAACAGTATGATAACATATCACAAGAGGAACATGGTAATGATGGCACAACAGTATATTGTTTACAACCATTCAAATAGTCTTCTTACCCTGAATTGTGACTGTTGAAGGCTCACTGAACATGGATCTAAACTGTGAACCTGTAGCACTGTACTGACATTGTATTTTGACCTCAGCTggtgaactctgacctgtccacctcACCAGTAGTGTTCCTGTGAGAGTCTGTTGACAGGGTGATGGTAGGGTGAATTCCACTTGCCCTTCCATTTTGAAGTAACACTCAGAGACAGATGAAGGAGTCTGACAGTTCAGCTGAACTGAGTCTCTCTCTTTGATGACTGCAGGAATCACTGTTAGACTGGGCCGAGGAAGATCTGTGACATTAGAGGGATGATGGAGTGTATTTTTAATTGAATTATAAATTCATTTTCAATGTTTAACTACTCATACAGATAATGTACCACTTAATATTATATGAGTTTGAAAGAGAAAACAATTAAGACACTGTTGTCTATTTAACAATAAACAA harbors:
- the LOC123725594 gene encoding uncharacterized protein, yielding MTLFIPDMAGHLFLLILLFDTFQYIKAKDLPRPSLTVIPAVIKERDSVQLNCQTPSSVSECYFKMEGQVEFTLPSPCQQTLTGTLLVRWTGQSSPAEVKIQCQYSATGSQFRSMFSEPSTVTIQDLPQLTVSSTVIRETESVQLSCETPPSLPVSHCYFYIEGRKNLPDSLCTQTITGTQLLKRADQTFPVVVKVKCYYAVWKSHTSPFSNSVSVTVQDPPPPRLTVSSTVISERDSSSAEL